The proteins below are encoded in one region of Rhodoluna lacicola:
- a CDS encoding ComF family protein translates to MDIFEELLNLFLPSSCIICAATGSSVCSDCLQKFRFAPNKVSRHQVNHLTGFATCEYTPEIAKIIHEYKEGHQTALAKVMTPAMSKALQNFELANTYLVPIPSKRKSFTARGFEPATVLGKALARQVAKDCKFLLPVKQILSFSHLVADQASLGGQDRRINLVGSMVAKLPRDFGDGPRVILVDDIVTTGSTMAEAYRCLTSAGVEVIGFVAFAETLPRNRQNVSEKSV, encoded by the coding sequence GTGGATATCTTTGAAGAACTGCTGAATCTTTTCCTGCCAAGCTCCTGCATAATTTGTGCAGCGACCGGTTCAAGTGTCTGTTCGGATTGCCTGCAGAAATTTAGGTTTGCGCCAAATAAAGTTTCTCGCCACCAGGTAAATCATTTGACCGGTTTCGCAACCTGCGAATACACGCCAGAGATCGCCAAGATAATTCACGAATACAAAGAGGGTCACCAAACTGCTCTTGCAAAAGTCATGACCCCTGCGATGTCTAAGGCGCTGCAAAACTTTGAGTTGGCAAATACCTATCTAGTTCCCATTCCAAGCAAGCGCAAATCATTTACGGCTAGAGGATTCGAACCGGCAACGGTTTTGGGCAAAGCCTTGGCTAGGCAGGTTGCCAAGGATTGCAAATTCCTTCTGCCGGTGAAACAGATACTTTCTTTTTCGCACTTGGTCGCCGACCAAGCGTCGCTCGGCGGTCAAGATCGACGAATCAATTTGGTGGGTTCAATGGTGGCCAAGTTGCCCAGGGATTTCGGTGACGGCCCGCGGGTGATTTTGGTTGACGACATCGTCACCACCGGGTCAACCATGGCCGAGGCCTATCGGTGTTTGACCAGCGCGGGGGTGGAGGTCATAGGTTTTGTAGCCTTTGCTGAAACCTTGCCTAGAAATCGCCAAAACGTCAGCGAGAAATCCGTTTAA
- the hpf gene encoding ribosome hibernation-promoting factor, HPF/YfiA family, which yields MEVKITARNLTVSDRFREYVSDRTHKVEQLGHKVQSLDIKVTRHDHSRNTGPEDQVELTVFEPGHVIRAEAQASDKFAAFDIALGKLSERLRRASDRRKVHHGHHGSIGTSELTAHDFAELDIRPADGDLLLGKGAPAAAISEPEAPDMGESPVVIRRKEFEATPMTVDDALYHMELIGHDFYLFLDSETGKPSVVYRRKGWNYGVITLNG from the coding sequence ATGGAAGTCAAAATCACAGCCCGCAACCTCACCGTCTCGGATCGCTTTCGAGAGTACGTATCCGATCGAACCCACAAAGTTGAGCAATTGGGGCACAAGGTTCAGTCACTAGATATCAAAGTGACCAGACATGACCACAGTCGAAATACCGGACCAGAAGACCAGGTTGAGCTGACCGTTTTTGAGCCCGGACATGTTATTCGCGCCGAGGCGCAGGCATCCGATAAATTCGCCGCCTTTGATATTGCTCTGGGCAAACTCTCTGAGCGCCTTCGCCGCGCAAGCGACCGTCGAAAAGTTCATCACGGCCACCACGGCTCGATTGGCACCAGTGAACTTACCGCGCACGATTTTGCCGAGTTAGACATTCGACCAGCCGATGGAGACCTGTTGCTTGGCAAGGGTGCCCCAGCTGCGGCAATTAGCGAGCCAGAGGCACCAGACATGGGCGAGAGTCCGGTGGTGATTCGCCGCAAGGAGTTTGAGGCAACACCCATGACGGTTGATGACGCCCTGTATCACATGGAACTAATCGGCCACGATTTCTACCTATTCCTAGACTCTGAGACCGGCAAGCCCAGTGTGGTGTACCGCCGCAAGGGTTGGAATTACGGCGTAATTACCCTGAATGGGTAA
- a CDS encoding GerMN domain-containing protein, with amino-acid sequence MNKLLKIMLAGFTSLLLIGTTACAQLPKSGEIKTGPNVEAGLETDYLYYSPSGPVEGATQEEIVLGFLNAGTGPQNDYEVAKSYLSSSFRAKWDPNNEVLIQDGNPSITFSVDDSATVVVPIAAKINDRGQYQAMPAGSKEFVRIKMSKEAGEWRIISAPNLISVIRPVFDVVFKAYALYFFDNQLKQLVPDVRWFPSRASTSTRLVAALLGGPSDWLSPAVRSTIPSGTKLSLGTVTVADGIATVDLSSKALEASASERRLMQTQIRETLIQLNSVYSVNVTVQRSALDANSWNFSNPQNQIVNPVAMYFQALVHMDSLGSAEIKGSKNLLTKYNAVDFATNSLEKTVLLTTKDGIIKTELDKIVQEPRILAAGTGYLSPVLDSNGYSWIIPKSGERQILVFNADGNRVPFSSGWLTNLDRRSFSISGEGSRIVVATGSKENSSVYVAPVIRDKQGNPTGFGAPIKPAGQISAQSVTWLDNIRIGVLGDLVDGYAQPLVAMVGGGTRSLTPIRGGQTMVGSGQASSVFILDEDQAMYQFRGSNWVLVATNVDALRYPGN; translated from the coding sequence ATGAATAAGCTCTTGAAAATTATGCTTGCCGGATTCACATCGCTGCTGCTGATTGGCACCACGGCATGTGCTCAACTTCCAAAAAGCGGAGAAATCAAGACCGGGCCAAACGTAGAGGCAGGACTTGAGACCGACTACCTCTACTACTCGCCGTCGGGGCCAGTCGAAGGAGCAACTCAAGAGGAAATCGTGCTTGGTTTCTTGAACGCTGGAACCGGACCGCAAAACGACTATGAAGTTGCAAAATCATATTTGTCATCAAGTTTCAGGGCTAAGTGGGATCCAAACAACGAGGTCTTGATTCAGGATGGCAACCCATCGATAACTTTTTCAGTCGATGATTCCGCCACGGTGGTTGTTCCGATCGCGGCGAAGATCAATGACCGTGGTCAGTACCAGGCGATGCCGGCCGGAAGTAAAGAGTTTGTTCGTATCAAGATGAGCAAAGAGGCTGGGGAGTGGCGCATCATCTCTGCGCCTAATTTGATCAGCGTGATTCGTCCGGTTTTTGACGTGGTTTTCAAGGCGTACGCCCTGTACTTCTTCGACAACCAACTCAAGCAACTAGTTCCAGATGTGCGTTGGTTCCCATCTAGGGCGTCTACCAGCACACGCCTGGTAGCTGCGCTGCTTGGTGGTCCAAGCGATTGGCTGAGCCCTGCGGTGCGTTCCACCATTCCATCCGGTACCAAACTAAGCCTTGGCACCGTGACGGTGGCCGATGGCATCGCGACCGTGGATCTGTCGTCGAAAGCGTTGGAGGCTTCTGCTTCAGAGCGCCGCTTAATGCAGACCCAGATTCGCGAGACGCTAATTCAGCTCAACAGCGTTTACTCGGTAAATGTCACTGTGCAGCGAAGCGCCCTGGATGCAAACTCTTGGAATTTCTCGAATCCACAAAACCAAATCGTAAACCCGGTGGCCATGTATTTCCAAGCCTTGGTTCACATGGATAGTTTGGGTTCGGCTGAAATCAAGGGATCAAAGAATTTACTAACCAAATACAACGCGGTCGACTTTGCAACTAACTCGCTTGAAAAAACAGTGCTACTGACAACAAAAGATGGAATCATCAAAACTGAGCTGGACAAAATTGTTCAGGAACCAAGAATCCTTGCCGCTGGCACAGGCTACCTATCACCGGTCCTAGATTCCAATGGCTACTCCTGGATAATTCCAAAGAGTGGCGAACGCCAGATTTTAGTTTTCAACGCAGACGGTAATCGAGTTCCTTTCTCTTCTGGTTGGTTAACTAACCTTGATCGACGGAGCTTCTCAATTAGCGGCGAGGGAAGCCGAATCGTGGTAGCTACCGGATCCAAGGAAAACAGTTCTGTGTATGTAGCTCCGGTAATTCGTGACAAACAAGGAAACCCAACTGGATTTGGTGCACCAATAAAACCTGCCGGCCAAATCAGCGCTCAGTCAGTCACCTGGTTGGACAACATTCGGATTGGCGTGCTTGGTGATCTGGTTGACGGATACGCTCAGCCGTTAGTTGCCATGGTTGGCGGAGGAACACGATCCCTGACTCCCATTCGAGGTGGTCAAACAATGGTTGGATCTGGTCAGGCCTCATCCGTTTTCATCCTTGACGAGGATCAAGCGATGTATCAGTTCCGGGGCTCAAACTGGGTTCTTGTGGCTACCAATGTGGACGCCCTTAGGTACCCTGGCAACTAG
- the mtrA gene encoding MtrAB system response regulator MtrA, whose protein sequence is MPHKILVVDDDNALREMVGIVLESEGFNVCFHDAGSGALDAYKAESPDLVLLDVMLPGKDGIEVCEEIRSVSGTPIIMLTAKTESDDVVRGLEAGADDYVVKPFDPVVLLARIRARLRPIAGASEDTIQIGPLTLDIVGHEVRRGGEKVLLTPLEFNLLLTLAVKPKQVFTREMLLETVWGYHYKADTRLVNVHVQRLRSKIEDDPDNPKIVTTVRGIGYKAGQG, encoded by the coding sequence ATGCCACACAAGATCCTGGTCGTCGATGACGATAACGCGCTTCGCGAGATGGTGGGCATTGTTCTTGAGTCAGAGGGCTTCAACGTTTGTTTTCACGATGCCGGATCTGGTGCCTTAGATGCTTACAAGGCTGAGTCACCAGATCTTGTGCTGCTAGATGTGATGCTTCCGGGTAAAGACGGCATCGAGGTCTGTGAAGAGATCCGTTCAGTTTCTGGAACACCAATCATCATGCTCACCGCAAAGACTGAGAGCGATGACGTGGTTCGTGGTCTAGAGGCGGGCGCTGATGATTACGTGGTTAAGCCTTTCGATCCAGTTGTTCTGTTGGCTCGAATCCGTGCGCGCCTTCGTCCGATTGCAGGCGCGTCTGAAGACACCATTCAGATTGGGCCACTCACTCTAGACATCGTTGGGCACGAAGTTCGCCGCGGAGGAGAAAAGGTTCTGCTTACTCCGCTTGAGTTCAACCTGTTGCTTACCCTCGCGGTTAAGCCAAAGCAGGTGTTCACTCGCGAAATGCTTCTGGAAACTGTTTGGGGTTATCACTACAAAGCTGACACTCGTTTGGTTAATGTTCACGTTCAGCGTTTGCGTTCAAAGATTGAAGATGATCCAGACAATCCAAAAATTGTCACCACTGTTCGCGGTATTGGCTACAAGGCTGGCCAGGGCTAA
- the mtrB gene encoding MtrAB system histidine kinase MtrB yields MKLRAAIDWALGLFRRFLQVRAVFTTVVLSGIALLIVGGFLSYSIGNGLYQTRVTQILSESERGVVEVQNTFSASTVTDEIALQTLLNSVVPSLESSGTIDSRKIALLRTPGQVGAQILQSPISADLDTAVIPADLKTQVRASSGKLTYQSVGLTQPNGSVHPGIVVGSPIEIPLAGKYELYLVFDLNGEQQTLDFVQSILFWGMLILLFMIGTVSFFVTNWLVKPVQVAAEVSEEIAEGALDRRLTERGEDVIAILARSFNRMADSLQKQITKLASVSKMQQRFVSDVSHELRTPLTTIKLAGDIIFASREKLEPAAKRSAELMHDQIERFEVLLNDLLEISRYDAGAVAADFEIQDVNGVVGSAIAGLEPLAQSRGSVIEVDIPSGPVDAEIDGRRIERLIRNLLANAIEHGESRPIGVAVGMSDSAVAISVTDSGIGMSRAEVDRVFDRFWRADPARKRTTGGTGLGLAISLEDTHLHGGWLQVWAKPNEGASFRLTLPRRQGMVFTQSPLPLPPAKKLKKSRQAGANNE; encoded by the coding sequence ATGAAATTACGAGCCGCCATCGATTGGGCGCTCGGTCTTTTTCGCCGATTCCTTCAGGTTCGAGCTGTCTTTACGACCGTTGTGCTTTCAGGCATTGCGCTGCTAATCGTAGGAGGCTTTCTCTCTTACTCAATCGGAAACGGTCTTTATCAAACTAGAGTCACGCAAATCCTTTCCGAGTCCGAGCGCGGCGTGGTAGAAGTTCAGAACACTTTCTCGGCATCCACGGTCACCGATGAAATCGCATTGCAGACTCTATTGAACTCCGTGGTTCCGTCGTTGGAGTCTTCGGGCACCATTGACTCTCGCAAAATTGCACTGCTGAGAACCCCCGGCCAGGTGGGGGCTCAAATTCTGCAGAGTCCAATTTCCGCTGATCTAGACACAGCGGTAATTCCCGCGGACCTAAAGACTCAGGTGCGTGCCTCCAGTGGAAAACTTACCTATCAGTCGGTTGGGCTGACCCAACCAAATGGATCGGTGCATCCCGGAATTGTGGTGGGCTCGCCAATTGAAATTCCATTGGCCGGAAAGTACGAGCTCTACCTAGTCTTTGACCTAAACGGAGAGCAACAAACCTTGGATTTTGTGCAGAGCATTCTGTTCTGGGGCATGCTAATTCTTTTGTTCATGATTGGTACCGTTAGCTTCTTCGTGACTAACTGGTTGGTCAAGCCGGTGCAGGTGGCTGCTGAAGTTTCTGAGGAAATTGCTGAGGGAGCGCTTGATCGCCGCCTTACCGAGCGAGGCGAGGACGTCATCGCAATTCTTGCGAGATCCTTCAACCGCATGGCTGACTCATTGCAAAAGCAAATTACAAAACTTGCCAGCGTTTCAAAAATGCAACAGCGCTTCGTGTCTGACGTTTCTCATGAGCTGCGCACACCACTGACCACTATCAAGTTAGCTGGCGACATTATTTTTGCCAGCCGTGAAAAACTTGAACCCGCGGCAAAACGATCTGCCGAGTTAATGCACGATCAAATCGAGCGCTTTGAAGTTCTGCTAAACGACCTACTTGAAATTTCTAGATATGACGCGGGTGCGGTTGCTGCCGATTTTGAAATACAAGATGTCAACGGAGTTGTTGGGTCCGCAATCGCAGGACTTGAGCCACTGGCGCAGAGTCGAGGTTCCGTCATCGAGGTAGATATCCCAAGTGGTCCGGTGGATGCTGAAATCGATGGCCGTCGCATTGAGCGATTGATTAGAAATCTATTGGCGAACGCAATCGAGCATGGAGAGAGCAGGCCTATCGGTGTTGCAGTTGGCATGAGTGACTCGGCTGTTGCGATCAGCGTGACTGATTCAGGTATTGGCATGAGTCGCGCCGAGGTTGACCGAGTCTTTGACCGTTTCTGGCGCGCCGATCCGGCTCGTAAGCGCACCACCGGTGGAACCGGACTGGGTTTGGCGATTTCACTTGAAGATACTCACCTGCACGGCGGTTGGTTGCAGGTCTGGGCTAAGCCAAACGAGGGCGCTTCATTTAGGTTGACACTGCCACGCCGCCAGGGGATGGTCTTCACCCAGTCGCCCCTACCGCTTCCACCGGCCAAGAAACTAAAGAAGTCGCGTCAGGCAGGTGCCAACAATGAATAA